ATTGAGTTAAAtctttttttgaaaatacaGATATAACAGGTGTCAAATTTGTTCATAATTACACAAGTATGTGTCCCGTACCGTGACACATGTGGCTTcatttttttgtccataattctggaattattttttacagacattttaaaaaccaggttaaaaacaaaacataaacatgaatgaaaacaaaatcagttaaaaaaaactttaaccctgtttgttttcattattttccccCCAATTATTGACATTTGAAGACCATAAATCATAAATGGGGACAAATAATAGCTAAAAAGACATGGTGTCTTCATATTTTGTCCATATTCTCCAGtatttttaacctttaaaaaaaaaaaaaaaaaaaaaagaagctgcaaTTAACATTAACACAATTTTACAACCTGACTACATGGTCTGCTTTTTTGTTCATGTATCACGGGATGGTAAATAaaatttaactaaaaaaaaatatacatggcATTAACAGAGCAGATAATCTTATACATAAACCAAAACACAGCTCAAAAGATAAAATATCCATGACACAGGCGCCATCTACAGGTCAAAGCATTAGTAAGTAACAGAGGTTAATGCAAGAGCTCGGTACGATAACAAACGCAAAGATAACCTCGAGATGATCTGAGCGTCTCTGGGAGTTGAAAGTGTAAAAAGGTCCGTTGTTAGCGGTGATGTCGTCCTGTTGCTGGTGATGTTGCCCAGTATGTCTTCACACCAGTGAGTGGAATGGTTCCATTTAGtggtgccaaaaaaaaaaaaatcatacgtCACCACAAGGACCCTGTATAGTTTACAAACTCCTCCGCATCCTCATTTCTCGTTGCCTCGCTTGTTCAAGTGAGACCGATAGGAGCGGGGAAATTTAAAACCAGTGAAGTTGAGGAATTGTGTGTATTCCTGGTGAGTCACTTTATAGATTTTcagcagtttttttaaaaagaaagcaaaGGAGTAGAAAAGGGGGAAGGAGCATCCAGGTGCACAGCTCTGTGCTAAGTCTCTGTTCACCTGTCGAGCCCCCGGCAGGCATTTGGTAACAGTTCTAGTCAGATTTGTGGCAGTACAAGTCTTTGAGGGCTTTGAGTTCCTCGATGAGGGTTTTGTTCTGGTTCTCCAGCACGGCCACGCGGTTCTCCAGACACTTGACgtactccttcttcttcctacGACATTCGCGAGCTGCCTCTCTGTGTGACATGAAGAGCGGGGCTTGATTGTGTGTCAGCAGTTAAAGCACATATTAAAGCAAGATTTGGGAAGCAACTGCTTCACCCAGGCCTTGACCCCAAATCCTCTTAACTACTTAAACACCAGATTATGCGTGATGCAAAAAGGCAAACAAGGCGTTGTTGCATCATTACCAGTGCATTacaacagaaaattaaaaagctACAACACAACTGTTTACAGCCAGAGGCATTTTTAAGGTGCTGAAAGCTGCTGCAATGACTGAAGTTGATGCAGCctcactgaatgaatgaatgaatgaatgaatgaatgagtgcatGCGTCTGACTTCTCCTATGCGATACAAGATATATCAAGATAAAAAGCTGCACAGATTGTTTCTCTAGGATCATGAAAAGTTTTCTACTTCTCAAaagagagtgacaatacactgcaAATACACTCGAAAATACTACTGTTAATTAATTACAGATAATACCTGTTGAAGGATATTACGATAGGTTTGAAACAATGATACCAATATCTGCTATAACACATGTAATTAGGCTTGAAATTTAGTGTTACagactttttaaaaagtactgcatttcactcatttattcaatatatataattgattaatgataataattatattaataataataataataataataataataataataatatgattatCATCAgcgcaacagcctttaaaaagTCACCACAGATCACGTTATCACGAACTGACGACATCCAAAATCAAAGACCCTATAATGTCACAATATTGATGTATTGCCCAGCCCCCAAGTCACATACCTGTTTTTCATAAGTCGAACCTCCCTTTTACGCGTCACCTCCTCCgttcctcctcctgttcccATAGCAGGTGACGTCGCCATGACAACCCCTTGGGTCATGGCGCTGGTAGGCGCTGTGCGGATCTGATAGGCCTGGACATCACCAGAGGCGGCTGACGGACAAAAGAGTTATTTTACGGTAAGAGTCACATCTGAAATTGGCTCTCACATAAATTAGAATTAATTTCCCACCTTGTACAACCACTTGGTTGCTAGGCACCAGGATTTGCTGCCCGTCGCTGGTCTGCGCGTACTGCAGGATGGTGGTGCCAGGCTGGCCCGCAGTGTTCGCCATGGTCAGCGCCTGCAGACCCTGAACTGCATCTGTGCCGTTGTTGGCCAGCTGGATGGCCCCGCCCTGGGTTATGGcaacttaaataaacacaagacattgtcacatgttaaaaacaaatagtCAACTAATGCCTTGCAAATACAGCACATAGCACACAGACACTATGCTGTCAAAGCAGAAAATCATTGTAATGTGTTCAGTAACAGCATATGTGTGCGACAACATCAAACAATGTGTCTATTGATGATCAGGAGCTTTAATACGtgtccaagaaaaaaaagacagtaatcTAGGCCAAAACTTATAATCATCAGTGTCACGGTGTTATATGACATCTGATGATCAAGACTTTGCAGACCAACGGTATATAAATTCAGGTTTTCCGTAGACACATAATCCTACTAATAAATCCAGTAATCTTTCTTTCTGTTCATCTTTGTCCTTCTATTTTCTAAacacttagacttccttttattgtcattgcacagaaaacacagcagtgaaaactggcaacgaaatttcgttgcttggcaACCGGATAAAAAACCAACAGCACAGCATTGAAACTTGCTCTTGCTCATTTGACAGCGATCTCTTTACCCCCAAAGACCCACTGACATGAGGCCAGATGTCTGGAATTATTAGTAGGAAGCTACACACTGACtccaaaaaaaaggaggaatcTTAACATTTCCGTCAATGTTTCAACAACTGCCCATcagaccaaacacacacatatgatagGTTtgttgcgggggggggggggaccatcACAGTCTTATAGTACTCACTGTACTGGCCGCTGCTGGTCTGATAGATGGGAGTGGGCATTGTGACTGTGGTGATGGCTGGAGCCGTGTCGTCCTCTGACTTCTCTTCCTCGATTTTAGGCACTGCTGGCACGTCTGATGATAAGTCGTTGAGAATTTTCCTATAGAGGAGAACAGTCAAAGAGAGCTCTCAGCTATTGCATATAAAACCAACAGCCAACAATTTCACTGAGAGAGGAGAAGTATTTATCTTTCTCCCAAACTTTACTAGGTAGATCAAAGCAGTAAAAAACAgaatacattatatatacataaaatcgACAAAACTCATTCCTAACTTTGTGTACAAGACGTTGTGCAGACCTGTAAGACGGTCGTCTGGATAGGATCTCTCTCCTTTTCTGAGAGTCTATCACGCTGTCGACAGACTCCTGCGAGTCTTCACTCTCAGCAACAGTTGAGATCTgcatgtgagaaaaaaaaatcacaacaccTTTAGCTCAATAGTGgactaaaaaaaaggaataacaAGCTTGCAGGTAGTATTACAATGTTTATGCAGGATATCAAAACCTTCTGATGTGCTGCGCTATGATAAAACAAAGGTTGTTTTTATCTCTTCTCACCTGTACAGTCTGGACTTGTGGGGACTGGATGACAGAGGGCTGTGCAGCTTGGATAACCCCGTGCACTTGGACCGTCTGACCGTTGGGTAACTGCACGAGGGTGACTGTGGGACTACTGGTGGTCACCTGGCCTGCAGCTATGGACGCCTGCAATGACGACAAGCCTCATTCCTTCATTATCGACATGCAGTGCTACAAACTTAATATCTGTGATATTTATGTGCTGGTTACTCATTTGGAAAGATGAGGTTTACCTGTGTCAGAGTAATCTGCTGGACCTCAGACTCTGAGACACCCGTTTCACCACTTTGCTGTGTGTCTGCACCAGCCTCCATGGTCATTTAGAATCTGAAATACATGACAGacacataaataaaagctaCCTAAAATTTGGCTAGTCTTAATATACAATATTCATTGAAAAataattttcttcaatatcaaaataatgtttatacataatgaaaacacaatgagACAGAACACATGCAAATGCTTTGGATGTTTGGTGTCAGATGTACAAAATGTTTCTATGTTTATTTAACagtatcaaaataataataataatttgaaaatCAGGAAATAAACAGGAAGACGCATCTATAACATTACATTGACAAGTAACAATTACAAGGCTACACGGTTAAGACTACCTATAATGTTGTTTAGACTTTAAACTGTTTTATATTCACAATTAACAATAACATATGAATGAATATTGAGCTGGAATTACGACTGAATCATAactgtgtggaggataaagtggtaaaaaaatggatgaatgaatataatatactaCATTTATGGGTGGTAGTGATTTATTTACAGACATCTGCTCACACTGTGGAATCAATAATATCTGTAATGGCATTATGGATATGTGAAACATAAATTTTGACAGTTAAATTTGCGGACATCAGTGAAAAAAGGTTCCAGACTGGCTAAGTGGCTATTAAATTTAAAAGCAGCATTGGATACGGTGGTGTTGTAGGTTCAGTGTCAACTTCAGTGGTTGCTGATGCCTTAAAAGGAGGGTGTGGCTTAGCTTAGCATGCTAGTACACGATTCGTTCACACTGTTCCCTTGTAGAAACAGATggatttaaatacatgtataagTTGCAATGCTCAATAttagacaaaataaatattaagaCTTGCAGCTACACGCTTCTATTTCACATAAACGCCCAAGGCTAAATGCAgctcctcctgtctctctgtAGGTGACCAAGTTTAAGTTAGCATGTAGCATGCTAACAAGCTATTGGGACTGCACAGCATTTAAGCGGCAGCGGGCAGcgattcaaaatgaaaaaaaagttattagtCATGTTAACATTTAGCATGTCGTGTTGCAATTTGCCGCTTCATAGTGATATTCAAACACAGTTGTTAGTGGCTCTGCGTTAGCTAACAGTGCTAGCCCTGGGCTGCTAGCTGAGAGCCTACATGGAGGGAAATGTCTGCATGCATTGTATGCCAGTTTTGTTTCTAACTGAGACAGTCCACTTTCACTTGAGAGTTTTTATTGACTCAAACCACCAGAACACGATGCTGCCGTGAGCCAGATGCACATGATTAGCTGCTTTTGTAACTTATTTCTAAATAGTTTAATAATACGGATAAATAATTCAAGCCCACTCCCTTAATAATACCTATGTTGGAAGCCAACGGGGCTTGCAGAGACTGACTCATTTTGTGAGCCTCTGCAACACCGCCGCCATGATCTCTTTGTTGGCTTTGTGCGGATAGCAGGCGAAAACAACTTCTCTGGGCAGCCATCTATCTCTCTAGCAAACATCGGATGCGTATCCTCTTACCAACACAGGCTCGCTTCGTCACTCCCGAGTCTACGGAGCTCCACTTTTATTCAGACCGACACGTAAGAGACCGCGTCAGGCTACACCTCCGTCGCGTCACcgagaacaacaacaatgagaGGAGGACGAGGCAGACGACGACAGCGAAAATCAGCTCCGTCGACGGGACCCGAGTGGATACGGAGGCTGCCGGAAAGCCACGAATGTCCGCCGAGGAAACGAGGTAAAACCACGGACACAGCCGATGACTTGCGGCCCTCGTTTATCTGCGCATGCGCTGTGCAAACTAACGAATccgttaaataaaaaacatatttatgtatcTATCATCGATGGAAATATTTCAAGGTTAATAAACTCGGTAAAATAGTAGAATGTTAAAAGAACGTTAAAAATAGTGGTAATATTTAGGATATTGTGGGGATTACTGTTGTAAACAAAGGgccatttaataaataataatggttCATTATTAAGATTATcacacacagtttttcaaaTGGTCATCAActgattttcattttacaaTTCAAGCTCTATTCTATgaaactgtaaaacaacaatgaGGACTGACAcactaa
This genomic interval from Solea solea chromosome 2, fSolSol10.1, whole genome shotgun sequence contains the following:
- the LOC131446234 gene encoding cyclic AMP-responsive element-binding protein 1-like — its product is MTMEAGADTQQSGETGVSESEVQQITLTQASIAAGQVTTSSPTVTLVQLPNGQTVQVHGVIQAAQPSVIQSPQVQTVQISTVAESEDSQESVDSVIDSQKRREILSRRPSYRKILNDLSSDVPAVPKIEEEKSEDDTAPAITTVTMPTPIYQTSSGQYIAITQGGAIQLANNGTDAVQGLQALTMANTAGQPGTTILQYAQTSDGQQILVPSNQVVVQAASGDVQAYQIRTAPTSAMTQGVVMATSPAMGTGGGTEEVTRKREVRLMKNREAARECRRKKKEYVKCLENRVAVLENQNKTLIEELKALKDLYCHKSD